One window from the genome of Oryza glaberrima chromosome 3, OglaRS2, whole genome shotgun sequence encodes:
- the LOC127768946 gene encoding uncharacterized protein LOC127768946 codes for MPPARRRRRTAAEVDGEAVPSSAADLLALAATLVPAAADAPLRDPPHLKHLVHSLPDSHPVLLSLPGALAPPLSDGGAPGYPPRAAAVLLHLLLTHPSHPPRWGDLLPPLARLHDRLAQLATDDPPLAALAVACFELAWRAAAPGREAVVAQTLPYLFAEALSCGSATARPVLRRLLALRDALALLDYDDDDSISDFKMLLLRCFVSPLFLKAEEGRKLLSLVLGVSEGLAREGLELIRAQVGMPGVKRAALVAYGEVVFRAWKDGGWVRGEVGEAFLQGMLEGAVHARSKELAKAARKLLSAFVEQRMVAGVEKLIFQLAEPVLFRSLQVANSNVRHNSLHLLLDLFPLEDPDVTKDVNDPLLEKQYFLLDKLLMDDCPEIRTVAIEGLCRILNQFWEVIPSLTISKFLSKIVDDMSKDSCTEVRVSTINGLIYLLDNPQSHEILKVLLPRLSDMVSDPALSVRSSAVDLLLAIRDLRSFQFNKVVGLGTLLSSLSNDHPRVAQKITKLLIPSYFPTKLPLKEACARCIALIKRSPTAGARFCEFALSEGSPPRSLVELIKVSITLALAPTGMNSEQTDGLVIASANLIKSLSEERSSLASLREFFANAKLKLLFKTEISEGARSALLSMAPVVSPDDLSALHDECMNVVMNAAGVSTQQGCQEAVLAAHKLVFSSGWSDEMFEALTNILQSKVSCFAEIYDIEPPICPVATSKRKKGKSLKKTPAKSGHDIGNGSSSEDFDIVAGASWQINDILKDEEKRVAFLQSSYSDVAFSSLKVICQVYIEQCLQFDSLNATPLLAYLSLATHSALQDIDQTDISTSESTTINHSLDHLLNCFDKLLNESVTGSTNSSKLKQNKKSARQKHHHGVPEGNALRGTVNVYMLGTSILKFIVDTITIKLISGNKVGCLNFALSFTKYASSAIKMHQEQSSSFKGNDLKDILMLIRSSFTYAAKLLHLVLANSIESQSPPEEAFFLANNLLDLVPSVESAAGSKFALSLVSVVKQWLPVVIMGLGCRWLIGPQAEGNMCDFGGSCLPLWVVALAKNELLDDEKPRDDDQSEQASEDSQSSRKLAEMMVILLKKGSPKILDSVAGVFLSTLKLALQRAEYGVVLGLTRFVCVRLLGSDSSASEKLHLAHDSLRENFFEIDKHVRDDLVDSEESRQQLESAKALIRSILSDV; via the exons atgccgcccgcgcgccgccgccgccgcaccgccgccgaggTGGACGGCGAGGccgtcccctcctccgccgccgacctcctcgccctcgccgccaccctcgtccccgccgccgcagacgcGCCGCTCAGGGACCCTCCCCACCTCAAGCACCTCGTCCACTCCCTCCCCGACTCCCACcccgtcctcctctccctcccgggcgccctggcgccgcccctctccgacggcggcgcccccgGGTaccccccgcgcgccgccgcggtgctcctccacctcctcctcacccaCCCGTCCCACCCGCCGCGCTGGGGCgacctcctcccgccgctcgcccgcctcCACGACCGCCTCGCGCAGCTCGCCACCGACGACCCGCCCCtggccgcgctcgccgtcgcgtgCTTCGAGCTCGCCTGGagggccgccgcgccggggcGGGAGGCGGTCGTCGCACAGACCCTGCCGTACCTCTTCGCCGAGGCGCTCTCGTGCGGCTCCGCCACCGCGAGGCCggtgctccgccgcctcctcgcgctcCGCGACGCGCTGGCGCTGctcgactacgacgacgacgacagcatcTCCGACTTCAAGATGCTCCTGCTGCGCTGCTTCGTGTCGCCGCTCTTCCTCAAGGCCGAGGAAGGCAGGAAGCTCCTGTCCCTCGTGCTCGGCGTCAGCGAGGGCCTCGCCAGGGAAGGCCTGGAGCTCATCAGAGCGCAGGTGGGGATGCCGGGGGTGAAGCGGGCGGCGCTGGTGGCCTACGGGGAGGTGGTGTTCAGGGCGTGGAAGGACGGGGGTTGGGTCAGGGGGGAGGTCGGGGAGGCGTTCCTGCAGGGGATGCTGGAGGGGGCCGTGCACGCCAGGAGCAAGGAGCTTGCCAAAGCGGCTAGGAAGCTTCTGTCTGCGTTCGTCGAGCAGAGAATGGTGGCTGGAGTTGAAAAATTAATCTTTCAGCTTGCCGAGCCCGTGCTGTTCCGGTCTTTGCAG GTTGCAAACTCCAATGTACGCCATAATTCTTTGCACCTTCTATTAGATTTGTTCCCCCTTGAAGACCCGGATGTGACAAAGGATGTCAATGATCCTCTACTAGAGAAGCAATACTTCTTGCTAGACAAACTTCTCATGGATGATTGTCCAGAAATACGAACGGTTGCGATTGAAGGACTCTGTCGTATTCTTAACCAGTTTTGGGAAGTTATTCCTTCCCTAactatttcaaaatttttaagtaaaattGTTGATGACATGTCCAAAGATTCTTGCACTGAGGTTCGGGTGTCAACCATAAATGGTCTGATATACTTACTTGACAATCCGCAAAGTCATGAAATACTGAAAGTTCTACTTCCAAGATTAAGTGACATGGTCTCTGATCCTGCTTTATCGGTCAGATCTTCTGCAGTTGATCTTCTTTTGGCTATACGTGATCTTCGATCTTTCCAGTTTAATAAG GTTGTTGGATTGGGTACTTTGCTGTCTTCACTCTCAAATGACCACCCCCGTGTCGCACAGAAAATCACAAAGCTTCTCATCCCTTCATATTTTCCAACAAAATTGCCACTGAAAGAAGCGTGTGCTCGCTGCATTGCACTTATAAAGAGGTCACCCACAGCTGGAGCAAGGTTTTGTGAATTTGCTTTATCTGAAGGGTCTCCCCCAAGATCCCTTGTTGAACTGATCAAAGTCTCTATTACTCTGGCACTGGCACCAACAGGAATGAACTCTGAACAGACTGATGGTCTTGTTATTGCTTCAGCCAATCTAATTAAAAGCTTATCTGAGGAGCGCTCTAGTTTAGCTTCCTTAAGAGAATTCTTTGCAAATGCAAAGTTGAAGCTACTCTTTAAAACAGAAATTTCTGAGGGAGCCCGGTCTGCTCTACTCAGTATGGCTCCAGTTGTATCACCTGATGATCTATCTGCTTTGCACGATGAATGCATGAATGTAGTCATGAACGCTGCAGGGGTTTCCACGCAACAAGGTTGCCAAGAAGCAGTGCTAGCAGCACATAAGTTGGTTTTTTCAAGTGGCTGGTCTGACGAAATGTTTGAAGCACTGACAAATATTCTGCAATCTAAAGTGTCTTGTTTTGCTGAGATTTATGATATAGAACCTCCTATCTGTCCCGTTGCTACTTCAAAGAGGAAGAAAGGAAAATCACTTAAGAAAACACCAGCAAAGTCTGGTCATGATATTGGAAACGGGTCATCCAGTGAAGACTTTGATATTGTTGCAGGTGCATCATGGCAGATTAATGACATACTGAAAGATGAAGAAAAGAGAGTTGCCTTTCTACAATCTTCTTATTCAGACGTCGCATTTTCATCTCTGAAGGTCATTTGTCAAGTTTACATTGAGCAGTGCCTGCAGTTTGACTCTTTAAATGCCACACCTCTTTTGGCTTATTTGAGTTTGGCTACACACAGCGCTCTTCAGGATATTGACCAAACTGATATCAGCACCTCTGAG TCAACAACCATCAATCACTCACTGGACCATCTGCTGAATTGTTTTGACAAACTCCTAAATGAATCTGTTACTGGTTCCACAAACTCATCGAAGTTGAAGCAGAATAAGAAATCTGCACGGCAGAAACACCATCATGGAGTTCCTGAAG GGAATGCATTGAGAGGGACAGTTAATGTGTACATGCTTGGCACTTCAATTCTCAAGTTTATCGTTGACACAATAACCATCAAGTTGATCAGTGGTAATAAAGTAGGATGTCTCAATTTTGCATTGTCCTTCACAAAATATGCATCATCAGCCATAAAAATGCATCAGGAGCAGAGCTCATCTTTCAAAGGGAATGATCTGAAAGACATATTGATGCTTATACGGAGTTCCTTCACATATGCAGCCAAGCTGCTTCATTTGGTCCTAGCAAACTCAATTGAGTCACAGAGTCCCCCAGAGGAAGCCTTCTTTCTTGCCAATAATCTTCTTGATCTTGTACCCTCTGTTGAGTCTGCTGCAGGCTCCAAATTTGCTCTCAGTTTAGTTTCTGTCGTAAAGCAGTGGCTACCAGTTGTCATAATGGGTCTTGGATGCCGCTGGTTGATTGGGCCACAGGCTGAGGGTAACATGTGTGACTTTGGTGGGTCTTGCTTGCCACTATGGGTGGTTGCATTGGCCAAGAATGAGCTGCTTGATGATGAAAAACCTAGAGATGATGATCAAAGTGAGCAGGCCAGTGAGGACTCACAGTCATCCAGAAAACTAGCAGAAATGATGGTAATTCTTCTGAAGAAAGGGAGCCCGAAAATTCTTGATTCTGTGGCTGGCGTCTTCCTGTCCACCCTCAAGTTGGCGCTGCAGAGAGCGGAGTACGGTGTTGTCTTGGGCTTGACACGCTTTGTCTGTGTCAGGTTGCTTGGGAGTGACTCCTCGGCATCGGAGAAGCTGCATCTTGCTCATGATTCACTTCGTGAGAACTTCTTTGAGATTGACAAGCATGTCAGGGACGATCTAGTTGACAGCGAGGAATCGAGGCAGCAACTGGAGAGTGCCAAAGCTTTGATAAGATCAATTCTCTCTGACGTCTGA